In Thermostichus vulcanus str. 'Rupite', a genomic segment contains:
- a CDS encoding M48 family metallopeptidase, producing MLQTCPLPWLVRSGVALLVMGSLIGAPAQAQDWGRLLLQGVQLMQVSQLSEAQEVSLGRQIDQHLKSRGEIRLSRDPYWVSRVNRIGQRVAASSERPHLPYTFQVVEDPAINAFATMGGFVYITTGALQAADNDDQIAAVLAHEVAHISERHGLQQLQQAATARFGAQLLGVNDNNLAALALEVGIRRPQSRENEFVADEKGLWAAYRAGFDPQGMPQFLAKLQSRGSLPDFLRTHPPVPERIARLNQLIAQHGMVSPAAQTAPLPPQGSGGSILPVGQPSQSQRTEIEILPVLPVLP from the coding sequence ATGCTGCAAACTTGCCCATTACCTTGGCTTGTTCGTTCGGGGGTGGCCCTGCTGGTGATGGGATCCCTGATTGGGGCACCCGCTCAAGCCCAAGACTGGGGTCGCTTGTTGCTCCAGGGGGTGCAACTGATGCAGGTGAGCCAACTGAGCGAGGCCCAAGAAGTCAGCCTGGGTCGCCAGATTGATCAGCACCTAAAAAGTCGGGGCGAGATTCGCCTCAGTAGGGATCCCTACTGGGTGAGTCGGGTGAACCGCATCGGCCAACGGGTGGCCGCCAGTAGCGAACGGCCCCACTTGCCTTACACTTTCCAGGTGGTTGAGGATCCGGCCATCAATGCCTTTGCCACGATGGGGGGGTTTGTGTACATCACCACCGGCGCTCTGCAAGCCGCCGACAACGACGACCAAATTGCAGCCGTCTTGGCCCACGAAGTAGCCCACATCAGCGAGCGCCACGGATTGCAACAACTGCAACAGGCAGCCACCGCCCGGTTTGGGGCGCAACTGTTGGGGGTGAATGACAACAACCTGGCGGCTCTGGCCCTAGAGGTCGGGATCCGACGACCGCAAAGCCGGGAAAACGAGTTTGTAGCCGATGAAAAAGGTCTCTGGGCAGCCTACCGAGCCGGATTTGACCCGCAGGGGATGCCGCAATTTTTGGCCAAGTTGCAGTCTCGTGGATCTCTACCGGATTTCTTGCGCACCCATCCACCTGTCCCGGAGCGCATCGCCCGCCTCAACCAACTGATTGCTCAGCACGGCATGGTTAGCCCAGCGGCCCAGACGGCCCCGCTGCCACCACAAGGCTCAGGCGGCTCCATTTTGCCTGTCGGACAACCGAGCCAAAGCCAACGTACCGAAATTGAGATTTTGCCGGTGCTGCCAGTGCTGCCTTGA